The Gloeocapsopsis sp. IPPAS B-1203 region CCTCTAGTGAGTGCCTATCCTCGCTTTGCGCGTCGCCGCAGTGCGATCGCATATTGGAAAAATTGTTGGCAACAGGAACCGTGGCTGGCGTTATGTCAAATGGTATCTCAACGCTCATTGTGGGCAACTCAGTTACTGCGGATTACTCAAGTTGCTTGTCCTTCCCTCAGCCATGCTAGTCTAGTCGAGCAGTTAACAGATCAATTGGAAAATCGCTTAGAGCAGCTAAAAAGCGATTGGTCTGTATAATAGGCACATCTCGTGCTATGGCGATGAAACGACTGTAGCGCGTGAGCTAACTTCTATCGGAGAACCGTCAGGAGATTCAATCACAAATCCAGCATCGCAAATCATTTTTAAATCGCTGTGTGTTGCTTGTCCAGGAGTTGTCAAATAATCACCAATAAAGATTGAGTTTGCTGGATAAAGTCCTAAAGGTTGCAGCGATCGCAAATGAACTTCTCTACCGCCAGCGATTCTAATTTCCTGTGTAGGAAGCACAAAGCGAAATAAGCATAACACTCGCAGACAATAGCGCGGGTTCAAGTCTTTGATCTTCTCAAACGGCGTTCCTGGAATTGGAATCAAGAAATTTAGGGGAACACTAGTAGCATTCAATTCCCGCAACGAGAATGCTAAGTCGATGACATCATCATCCGACTCGCCCATGCCAATAATTCCACCAGAACAGGTTGTGATTCCTGCGGCTTTGACATTTTCTAGCGTAGCAGTTCGGTCATTAAACGTATGTGTTGTGCAAATTTGCGAGTGATAATCATCCGAAGTATTCAAATTATGATTGACGCGATCTACCCCGACTTCTGCCAAACGCAGCGTTTGCTCTTGACTCAACAACCCAAGACACGCACAAATTTTTAAATCATAGTTTGCTTTAACCGCTTGTACAGCGTCCAGAACCTGCGTAAACACTCGCTCACTGGGAGAACGCCCCGAAATAACCAGACAAAAAGTTCCAGCTTGCAATTTCTTTGCCTGTGCAGCAGCGTCTAGAATTTTTTCTTGAGCTAAGAGGGGATACTTCTCAATTTCAGCAGTAGAAATCTTCGATTGCGAACAATAGTGACAATCTTCT contains the following coding sequences:
- the bioB gene encoding biotin synthase BioB, translated to MLKSSALNWNELADRALAGELLTREAARAVLNAPDSVLLEQLAAAYRVRYHYWENRVRLHFLLNAQSGLCPEDCHYCSQSKISTAEIEKYPLLAQEKILDAAAQAKKLQAGTFCLVISGRSPSERVFTQVLDAVQAVKANYDLKICACLGLLSQEQTLRLAEVGVDRVNHNLNTSDDYHSQICTTHTFNDRTATLENVKAAGITTCSGGIIGMGESDDDVIDLAFSLRELNATSVPLNFLIPIPGTPFEKIKDLNPRYCLRVLCLFRFVLPTQEIRIAGGREVHLRSLQPLGLYPANSIFIGDYLTTPGQATHSDLKMICDAGFVIESPDGSPIEVSSRATVVSSP